One Miscanthus floridulus cultivar M001 chromosome 11, ASM1932011v1, whole genome shotgun sequence DNA window includes the following coding sequences:
- the LOC136492573 gene encoding ABC transporter B family member 19-like, which translates to MADSAAADGKADKVANGGGGGGDAAGEGKKRGDQAVAFHELFSFADKWDLMLMAGGSLGALAHGAAMPFFFLLFGDLINGFGKNQTDLRTMTDEVAKYALYFVYLGLVVCVSSYAEIACWMYTGERQVIALRKAYLDAVLRQDVGFFDTDARTGDIVFGVSTDTLLVQDAIGEKVGNFMHYIATFLAGLVVGFVSAWRLALLSVAVIPAIAFAGGLYAYTLTGLTSKSRESYANAGVVAEQAIAQVRTVYSFVGESKALNSYSEAIQNTLKLGYKAGMAKGLGIGCTYGIACMSWALVFWYAGVFIRNGQTDGGKAFTAIFSAIVGGMSLGQAFSNLGAFSKGKIAGYKLLEVIRQKPSIVNDHKDGKWLAEVHGNIEFKEVTFSYPSRPDVIIFRDFSLFFPAGKTVAVVGGSGSGKSTVVALIERFYDPNEGQVLLDNVDIKTLQLRWLRDQIGLVNQEPALFATTILENILYGKPDATIAEVEAAATASNAHSFISLLTNGYNTMVGERGIQLSGGQKQRIAIARAMLKNPKILLLDEATSALDADSESIVQEALDRLMAGRTTVVVAHRLSTIRNVNMIAVIQQGQVVETGTHDELLAKGTSGAYAALVRFQETARNRDLGGASTRRSRSIHLTSSLSTKSLSLRSGSLRNLSYQYSTGADGRIEMISNADNDRKYPPPRGYFFKLLKLNAPEWPYAVLGAIGSVLSGFIGPTFAIVMGEMLDVFYYRDPNEMEKKTKLYVFIYIGTGIYAVIAYLVQHYFFSIMGENLTTRVRRMMLSAILRNEVGWFDEEENNSSLVAARLAVDAADVKSAIAERISVILQNMTSLMTSFVVGFIIEWRVAILILATFPLLVLANFAQQLSMKGFAGDTAKAHAKSSMVAGEGVSNIRTVAAFNAQSKILSLFSHELRVPEQQILRRSQTSGLLFGLSQLCLYSSEALILWYGSHLVRSHGSTFSKVIKVFVVLVVTANSVAETVSLAPEIIRGGESIRSVFAILNRATRIEPDDPESERVTTIRGDIELRHVDFSYPARPDIQIFKDFNLKIQAGRSQALVGASGSGKSTVIALIERFYDPCGGKVAIDGKDIRTLNLKSLRLKIGLVQQEPVLFASSILENIAYGKEGATEEEAIEAAKTANVHGFVSQLPDGYKTAVGERGMQLSGGQKQRMAIARAVLKDPAILLLDEATSALDAESECVLQEALERLMKGRTTVLVAHRLSTIRGVDRIAVVQDGRIVEHGSHNDLLARPEGAYSRLLQLQHHRV; encoded by the exons ATGGCGGACTCGGCGGCGGCGGACGGGAAGGCGGACAAGGTGGcgaacggaggaggaggaggcggcgatgCGGCGGGGGAGGGGAAGAAGAGGGGGGACCAGGCCGTGGCGTTCCACGAGCTCTTCTCGTTCGCCGACAAGTGGGACCTGATGCTCATGGCCGGGGGCAGCCTGGGCGCGCTGGCGCACGGCGCCGCCATGCCGTTCTTCTTCCTGctcttcggggacctcatcaacGGGTTTGGCAAGAACCAGACCGACCTCCGCACCATGACCGATGAGGTCGCCAAG TATGCGCTCTACTTCGTCTACCTGGGGCTGGTGGTCTGCGTCTCCTCCTACGCAG AGATCGCGTGCTGGATGTACACCGGGGAGCGGCAGGTGATCGCGCTCCGGAAGGCGTACCTGGACGCCGTGCTGCGGCAGGACGTGGGGTTCTTCGACACGGACGCGCGCACGGGCGACATCGTCTTCGGCGTCTCCACCGACACGCTGCTCGTGCAGGATGCCATCGGCGAGAAGGTCGGCAACTTCATGCACTACATCGCCACCTTCCTGGCCGGGCTCGTCGTCGGATTCGTCTCGGCGTGGCGGCTTGCGCTACTCAGTGTGGCCGTCATCCCGGCCATCGCTTTCGCTGGCGGCCTGTACGCGTACACGCTCACCGGGCTCACTTCCAAAAGCCGGGAGTCCTATGCCAATGCTGGCGTCGTCGCGGAGCAG GCAATTGCACAAGTAAGAACAGTGTACTCTTTTGTTGGAGAGAGCAAAGCACTCAATTCCTATTCTGAAGCAATCCAGAACACACTGAAGCTTGGTTACAAAGCTGGGATGGCCAAAGGTCTTGGAATTGGATGTACTTATGGGATAGCTTGCATGTCATGGGCACTGGTATTTTGGTATGCCGGGGTCTTCATCAGGAATGGGCAGACTGATGGTGGAAAGGCTTTTACTGCGATCTTTTCTGCAATTGTCGGTGGCAT GAGTCTTGGCCAGGCTTTCTCAAACCTCGGAGCCTTCAGTAAAGGAAAGATTGCTGGTTACAAACTGTTGGAGGTCATTCGCCAGAAACCCTCCATAGTCAATGATCATAAGGATGGAAAGTGGTTGGCAGAGGTCCATGGAAACATAGAATTCAAGGAAGTTACTTTCAGTTATCCATCAAGGCCTGATGTTATAATCTTTCGGGATTTCTCTCTTTTCTTCCCTGCTGGTAAAACGGTTGCGGTTGTTGGAGGCAGTGGGTCTGGAAAGAGCACAGTTGTGGCTTTGATAGAAAGGTTCTATGATCCTAATGAAG GCCAGGTTTTGCTAGACAATGTCGACATAAAGACACTCCAGTTGAGGTGGCTGAGAGATCAGATTGGTCTGGTAAACCAAGAACCTGCTCTTTTTGCAACAACAATCCTTGAGAATATACTGTATGGAAAGCCAGATGCAACTATTGCAGAAGTTGAGGCTGCAGCGACTGCATCCAATGCCCATAGTTTTATATCTCTTCTTACAAACGGTTACAACACAATG GTAGGTGAGCGAGGCATCCAGCTCTCTGGTGGTCAGAAACAACGTATAGCAATAGCTCGTGCTATGCTGAAGAACCCAAAGATTCTGCTCCTCGATGAGGCTACCAGTGCATTAGATGCAGACTCAGAAAGCATTGTGCAGGAAGCTTTAGACCGTTTGATGGCTGGGAGGACGACTGTAGTTGTTGCCCATCGTCTGTCCACTATAAGAAACGTGAACATGATCGCTGTGATCCAACAAGGCCAAGTTGTTGAGACGGGGACACATGATGAACTCCTAGCAAAAGGAACCTCTGGAGCATATGCCGCCCTTGTCCGTTTTCAGGAAACAGCACGGAATAGGGATCTTGGAGGTGCATCTACCCGCAGGTCACGGTCAATTCACTTGACAAGCTCACTTTCCACCAAATCTCTCAGCCTAAGGTCTGGAAGTCTAAGGAACCTCAGTTATCAGTACAGTACTGGAGCGGATGGTCGCATTGAGATGATTTCTAATGCTGATAATGACCGCAAATACCCACCACCACGTGGATACTTCTTCAAGCTTCTGAAACTGAATGCACCTGAATGGCCTTATGCAGTGTTGGGGGCCATTGGTTCTGTCCTCTCAGGATTTATTGGCCCAACTTTTGCCATTGTTATGGGTGAAATGCTTGATGTGTTCTACTACAGGGACCCCAATGAAATGGAGAAGAAAActaagctatatgtgttcatcTATATTGGCACTGGCATATATGCCGTCATTGCTTATCTTGTGCAGCATTACTTCTTCAGCATCATGGGAGAAAATCTTACAACCCGGGTTAGGCGGATGATGTTGTCTG CAATACTTAGGAATGAAGTTGGTTGGTTTGACGAAGAAGAAAACAATTCAAGTCTTGTGGCTGCACGTCTAGCTGTTGATGCAGCTGATGTGAAGTCGGCTATAGCTGAGAGAATATCAGTCATCCTGCAGAACATGACTTCCCTTATGACTTCTTTCGTTGTTGGATTTATCATTGAATGGAGAGTAGCAATACTTATTCTGGCCACTTTCCCTCtacttgtgcttgccaactttgCTCAG CAACTTTCAATGAAGGGCTTTGCTGGTGACACGGCAAAGGCACATGCCAAGAGCAGTATGGTTGCAGGTGAAGGAGTGAGCAATATCCGCACCGTAGCGGCCTTCAACGCTCAAAGCAAAATCTTGTCACTCTTCAGCCATGAACTGCGTGTACCAGAGCAGCAAATCCTCCGCCGCAGCCAGACATCAGGTCTTCTGTTTGGCCTGTCGCAGCTCTGCTTATACTCCTCAGAAGCGCTCATCCTCTGGTATGGTTCTCATCTTGTGCGGTCACATGGGTCCACCTTCTCCAAGGTCATCAAGGTTTTTGTTGTCCTTGTGGTGACTGCCAACTCCGTAGCTGAGACGGTGAGCCTCGCCCCAGAGATCATCCGTGGAGGTGAATCCATCCGATCCGTCTTTGCCATCCTCAACAGAGCAACAAGAATTGAACCTGATGATCCAGAGTCAGAGCGGGTCACCACCATCCGAGGGGACATTGAGTTGCGGCATGTAGACTTTTCGTATCCAGCACGCCCAGACATTCAAATCTTCAAGGACTTCAACCTGAAAATCCAAGCAGGGCGCAGCCAAGCACTAGTCGGAGCCAGCGGTTCAGGGAAGAGCACGGTCATTGCTCTCATCGAGCGGTTCTACGACCCGTGCGGGGGGAAAGTGGCCATTGATGGCAAGGACATCCGAACGCTGAACTTGAAGTCCTTGCGGCTCAAGATCGGCCTCGTGCAGCAGGAGCCAGTCCTCTTCGCTTCGAGCATCCTTGAAAACATTGCGTACGGCAAGGAGGGTGCGACCGAGGAGGAGGCGATCGAGGCGGCGAAGACGGCGAACGTGCACGGCTTCGTCAGCCAGCTGCCCGATGGCTACAAGACGGCGGTGGGCGAGCGGGGGATGCAGCTGTCAGGCGGGCAGAAGCAGCGGATGGCCATCGCCAGGGCGGTGCTCAAGGACCCGGCCATCCTTCTGCTGGACGAGGCGACGAGCGCGCTGGATGCGGAGTCCGAATGCGTGCTGCAGGAGGCGCTGGAGCGGCTGATGAAGGGGCGGACCACCGTGCTGGTGGCGCACCGGCTGTCCACGATCCGAGGGGTGGACCGCATCGCTGTCGTGCAGGACGGGCGGATCGTGGAGCACGGCAGCCACAACGACCTCTTGGCCCGGCCGGAGGGCGCCTACTCGCGGCTTCTGCAGTTGCAGCACCATCGCGTCTGA